A window of Anas acuta chromosome 8, bAnaAcu1.1, whole genome shotgun sequence contains these coding sequences:
- the PLK3 gene encoding serine/threonine-protein kinase PLK3: MAMEHAGLFPPFPAATAACLPAQPSPSPPPPPPNRAAETSRLITDPLSGRSYCKGRLLGKGGFARCYEMTDLSSNKTYAVKVIPHSRVAKPHQREKITNEIELHRDLHHKHIVKFSHHFEDAESIYIFLEHCSRKSLAHIWKARHTLLEPEVRYYLKQIISGLKYLHLKGILHRDLKLGNFFINENMELKVGDFGLAACQDASDQKKKTICGTPNYLAPEVLLRQGHGPESDVWSLGCVMYTLLCGNPPFETSDLKETYRCIKQVEYTLPAFLSLPAKHLIAGILRRNPQDRLTLEEILDHEFFKGYTPEKLPPSSCVMAPELSPPNPAKSLFAKVTKTLFGKKKPKAKKGPSEDKDDISKLVTGLMKTSICRQISYKTVEGNEATPGSCRSTGSSPVETLVEETSHKSVSPSIRGTMASSCEAFEDCITASAIIESAVRLLRTCLSCMPPANRNPASLARHEQFVWVSKWVDYSNKYGFGYQLSNRSIGVLFNNGTHMALSPNHKTVHYNQTNSKHFAFPASAVPEQLQGQMSVLRYFASYMEQHLMKGGDLPSIDDLGQPALLLLQWVKTDQALLMLFSSGTLQVNFYNDHTKVIISKPDHSCLVTYINRERNSYTYKLGSIQELGCSPELQQRLRYILKLLQERADA; this comes from the exons ATGGCCATGGAGCACGCCGGCCTTTTCCCCCCGttccccgccgccaccgccgcctgCCTGCCCGCCCAGCCCTCGccctccccgccgccaccgccgcccaACCGGGCAGCCGAGACCAGCCGGCTCATCACCGACCCGCTCTCCGGTCGCTCCTACTGCAAGGGCCGCCTGCTCGGGAAG GGCGGCTTCGCACGATGCTACGAGATGACAGACCTCTCCAGCAACAAAACCTACGCCGTGAAGGTCATTCCTCACAGCCGGGTGGCTAAACCCCACCAGCGGGAGAAG ATCACCAACGAGATCGAGCTGCACCGCGACTTGCACCACAAGCACATCGTCAAGTTCTCCCACCACTTTGAGGACGCGGAGAGCATCTACATCTTcctggagcactgcagcaggaag TCGCTGGCCCACATCTGGAAGGCCCGCCATACCCTGCTGGAGCCTGAAGTGCGCTATTACCTCAAACAAATCATCTCCGGCTTGAAATACCTTCACCTCAAGGGCATCCTGCACCGGGACCTCAAGCTGG GCAACTTCTTCATCAACGAAAACATGGAGCTGAAAGTGGGGGACTTCGGTCTAGCTGCTTGCCAGGACGCCTCTGACCAGAAGAAAAA GACGATTTGTGGGACCCCCAACTACCTGGCCCCTGAAGTGCTGCTGCGGCAGGGCCACGGCCCGGAGTCAGACGTGTGGTCACTGGGCTGTGTCAT GTACACCCTGCTGTGTGGGAACCCTCCCTTCGAGACCTCGGACCTCAAGGAGACCTACAGGTGCATCAAGCAGGTGGAGTACACCCTGCCCgccttcctctccctgcccgcCAAGCACCTCATCGCCGGCATCCTCAGGCGCAACCCCCAGGACCGCCTCACGCTCGAGGAGATCTTGGACCACGAGTTCTTCAAG GGCTACACGCCGGAGAAGctccctcccagcagctgcGTGATGGCTCCGGAGCTCAGCCCCCCCAACCCAGCAAAAAGTCTCTTTGCTAAAGTCACCAAGACGCTCTTCGGGAAGAAGAAACCCAAGG ccAAGAAGGGCCCTTCGGAGGACAAGGACGACATCTCCAAGCTGGTCACCGGGCTGATGAAGACCTCAATCTGCCGGCAGATAAGCTACAAGACGGTGGAAGGGAACGAG GCCACCCCCGGGTCCTGCCGCAGCACCGGCTCCAGCCCCGTGGAGACGCTGGTGGAGGAGACCTCTCACAAATCCGTGTCCCCGTCCATCCGGGGGACGATGGCCAGCAGCTGCGAAG CCTTTGAAGACTGCATCACCGCCTCTGCCATCATCGAGTCGGCCGTCCGGCTCCTGCGGACCTGCCTGTCCTGCATGCCCCCAG cGAACAGAAACCCGGCTTCCCTGGCCCGGCACGAGCAGTTTGTCTGGGTGAGCAAGTGGGTGGACTACTCCAACAAGTACGGCTTCGGCTACCAGCTCTCCAACCGCAGCATCGGGGTGCTCTTCAACAACGGCACGCACATGGCGCTCTCCCCCAACCACAA GACGGTGCATTACAACCAGACCAACAGCAAGCACTTCGCCTTCCCCGCCTCCGCTGTCCCcgagcagctgcaggggcagaTGAGCGTGCTGCGCTACTTCGCGTCCTACATGGAGCAGCATCTGATGAAG GGAGGTGACTTGCCGAGCATAGATGACCTtgggcagccagccctgctcctcctgcagtgGGTGAAGACGGACCAGGCCTTGCTGATGCTCTTCAGCAGCGGCACCCTGCAG
- the LOC137860085 gene encoding leucine-rich repeat-containing protein 26-like, translated as MGRAAAGTALLSLSLSLCLLLATSFARDAAPESCNCSQPLDFEAFRAAPLAESCCLNFSSSNVSLLDWGALLGVRGLRELDLSRCGIAAIRNAQGVPVTLEVLHLSHNQLESLPGGFLEDAPNLRILYLDWNRLRELPQSFLKASRRLQEVYLGYNALTFLPSSLLQPSLRRLQVSNNSWDCSCALLSALQGRPDLATELTCHTPQRHRGAELLSIPRDELCRSHGLTALFICLPPLLLLATIACCFCKRKRKTNYSFGGRRPPVAAAAAERGSAPVPPESHRYVPYELPAAPSEKEKKVLLGGAALPQPSQDPLESSRDLYEEVEIRVGSQVPPHEAQRGAGPGTQRGAPGAGGEELGGSGAEGDTVSVSDVLKDSADREKIYMNQATSYYNLVPGIELEDSDNLEYENIDLH; from the exons ATGGGGCGGGCGGCGGCAG GCACGGCgctgctgtccctgtccctgtccctgtgcctgctgctcgccACCAGCTTCGCCCGGGACGCGGCACCGGAGAGCTGCAactgcagccagcccctggACTTCGAGGCTTTCCGGGCTGCCCCCCTGGCCGAGAGCTGCTGCCTCAACTTCAGCAGCTCCAACGTCTCCCTGCTGGActggggggctctgctgggggtgcgggggctgcgggagctCGACCTCTCGCGCTGCGGCATCGCGGCCATCCGCAACGCGCAGGGTGTCCCCGTCACCCTGGAGGTCTTGCACTTGAGCCACAACCAGCTGGAAAGCCTCCCGGGGGGGTTTTTGGAAGACGCCCCCAACTTGAGGATCCTCTACCTGGACTGGAACCGGCTCCGGGAGCTTCCCCAATCCTTCCTGAAAGCCTCAAGGCGGCTGCAGGAGGTCTACCTGGGCTACAACGCCCTGAccttcctccccagcagcctcctgcagccgtCCCTGCGGCGGCTCCAGGTGTCCAACAACAGCTGGGACTGCAGCTGCGCCCTGCTCAGCGCCCTGCAGGGCCGGCCCGACCTGGCCACCGAGCTCACCTGCCACACGCCGCAGCGGCACCGCGGCGCCGAGCTCCTCAGCATCCCCCGGGACGAGCTGTGCCGCTCGCACGGCCTCACCGCCCTCTTCATCTGCCtgccccccctcctcctcctcgccacCATCgcctgctgcttctgcaagaggaagaggaaaaccaaCTACAGCTTTGGGGGCAGACGCCCCCccgtcgccgccgccgccgcggagAGGGGCAGCGCGCCGGTGCCCCCCGAATCCCACCGCTACGTCCCCTACGAgctgcccgctgccccctccgagaaggagaagaaggtgctgctggggggggcggcgctgccccagccctcccaggaccctctggagagcagcagggaccTGTACGAGGAGGTGGAGATCCGGGTGGGATCCCAGGTGCCGCCCCACGAGGCGcagcggggcgcggggccgggcacccagcggggagccccgggagctgggggggaggaattggggggcagcggggccgagGGGGACACGGTGAGCGTGAGCGATGTCCTGAAGGACTCGGCCGACCGGGAGAAGATCTACATGAACCAGGCAACCAGCTACTACAACCTGGTGCCCGGCATCGAGCTGGAGGACTCGGACAACCTGGAGTACGAGAACATCGACCTGCACTGA
- the BEST4 gene encoding bestrophin-4 produces the protein MTVSYTLKVADSRFGGFSKLLFRWKGSIYKLLYKEFVVFMVLYALLSVVYRRLLTEEQKRLYSKVAQYCNRSTDLIPISFVLGFYVTLIVNRWWAQYTSIPLPDQLMCVISSNVHGKDERGRILRRTLIRYANLSAVLILRSVSTRVLKRFPTMDHVVEAGFMTQDERKKFESLHSDFNKYWVPCVWFTNLAAQARRDGRIRDDVALRLLMDELNAYRAKCSMLFHYDWISIPLVYTQVVTIAVYSFFAFCLIGRQFLEPLEPGQEGDLDMYVPLPTLLQFFFYAGWLKVAEQIINPFGEDDDDFETNKLIDRNLQVSLLSVDDMYQNLPPAAKDKYWNESTAQPPYTTATAAETLKPSFLGSTFDMRMCEDAEQSQLVEASPSMPRTQTPLLGRFLAAASPAISIKNFGRGGRATPHLRRAFPSPHPEDPEAVDRIEEEETEDEESRGSGPPTPGGPLGGPQSPKASKIRRKEPPTVLVKAPSSESVGAERPGGWEP, from the exons ATGACCGTCTCCTACACGCTCAAAGTCGCCGACTCCCGTTTTGGGGGCTTCTCCAAGCTGCTCTTCCGCTGGAAGGGCAGCATCTACAAGCTGCTGTACAAGGAGTTCGTCGTCTTCATGGTGCTGTACGCGCTGCTCAGCGTCGTCTACCG GCGGCTGCTGACCGAGGAGCAGAAGCGTCTCTACAGCAAAGTGGCTCAGTACTGCAACCGCTCCACGGACCTCATCCCCATCTCCTTCGTCCTAG GTTTTTACGTCACCCTGATCGTGAACCGGTGGTGGGCGCAGTACACCAGCATCCCCCTCCCCGACCAGCTGATGTGCGTCATCTCCAGCAACGTCCACGGCAAGGACGAGCGGGGTCGGATCCTGCGGCGCACCCTGATCCGCTACGCCAACCTCTCGGCCGTCCTCATCCTGCGCTCCGTCAGCACCAGGGTGCTCAAGCGCTTCCCCACCATGGACCACGTGGTGGAAGCAG GCTTCATGACGCAGGACGAGCGCAAGAAATTCGAGAGCCTGCACTCGGACTTCAACAAGTACTGGGTGCCCTGCGTGTGGTTCACCAACCTGGCGGCGCAGGCCCGGCGGGACGGCCGCATCCGCGACGACGTGGCCCTGCGCCTGCTGATGGAC GAGCTGAACGCGTACCGGGCCAAGTGCAGCATGCTGTTCCACTACGACTGGATCAGCATCCCGCTGGTGTACACGCAG GTGGTCACCATCGCTGTGTACTCCTTCTTCGCCTTCTGCCTCATCGGGCGGCAGTTCCTGGAGCCGCTGGAgccggggcaggagggggaTCTGGACATGTACGTGcccctccccaccctgctgCAGTTCTTCTTCTACGCTGGCTGGCTGAAG GTTGCCGAGCAGATCATTAACCCGTTTGGGGAAGACGACGACGACTTCGAGACCAACAAGCTGATAGACAGGAACCTGCAg gtGTCCCTGCTCTCGGTGGATGACATGTACCAGAACCTGCCACCAGCCGCCAAGGACAAGTACTGGAACGAGTCCACGGCTCAGCCCCCCTACACCACGGCCACCGCCGCCGAGACCCTGAAGCCCTCCTTCCTGGGCTCCACCTTCGACATGCG CATGTGCGAGGACGcggagcagagccagctggtgGAGGCCTCGCCGAGCATGCCGCGCACCCAGACGCCCCTGCTCGGCCGCTTCctcgccgccgcctcccccgccATCAGCATCAAAAATTTCGGCCGGGGCGGCCGAGCCACCCCCCACCTGCGGAgagccttcccctccccgcaccccgaGGACCCCGAGGCTGTGGATCGCATCGAGGAGGAGGAGACGGAGGATGAGGAGAGCCGGGGCAGCGGGCCCCCCACGCCGGGTGGCCCCCTGGGGGGACCCCAGTCACCAAAGGCCTCCAAAATTCGGAGGAAGGAGCCGCCAACGGTCCTGGTGAAGGCTCCATCCAGCGAGAGCGTCGGGGCTGAGCGCCCAGGGGGCTGGGAGCCCTGA
- the RPS8 gene encoding small ribosomal subunit protein eS8 isoform X1 — translation MGISRDNWHKRRKTGGKRKPYHKKRKYELGRPPANTKIGPRRIHTVRVRGGNKKYRALRLDVGNFSWGSECCTRKTRIIDVVYNASNNELVRTKTLVKNCIVLVDSTPYRQWYEAHYALPLGRKKGAKLTPEEEEILNKKRSKKIQKKYDERKKNAKIASILEEQFQQGKLLACIASRPGQCGRADGYVLEGKELEFYLRKIKARKGK, via the exons ATGG GTATCTCCCGGGACAACTGGCATAAGCGTCGCAAGACTGGGGGCAAGAGGAAGCCCTACCACAAGAAGAGGAAGTATGAGTTGGGGCGGCCGCCGGCCAACACTAAG ATTGGTCCGCGCCGAATTCACACAGTGAGGGTTCGTGGTGGCAACAAGAAATACCGTGCCCTTCGCCTGGACGTTGGCAACTTCTCCTGGGGATCCGAAT GCTGCACCCGCAAGACCAGGATCATCGATGTTGTCTACAATGCTTCCAACAACGAGCTGGTGCGGACGAAGACCCTGGTGAAGAACTGCATCGTTCTTGTCGACAGCACCCCGTACCGGCAGTGGTATGAAGCCCACTACGCCTTGCCCCTCGGACGCAAGAAGGGTGCCAAGCTG ACTCCTGAAGAGGAGGAAATCCTGAACAAGAAGCGCTCAAAGAAGATCCAGAAGAAATACGACGAGCGAAAGAAGAATGCCAAGATAGCGAGTATCCTGGAGGAGCAGTTCCAGCAGGGAAAGCTGCTCG CTTGCATTGCCTCCAGACCTGGACAGTGTGGCCGAGCTGATGGCTACGTGTTGGAAGGCAAGGAATTAGAGTTCTACTTGAGGAAGATCAAGGCcagaaaaggcaaatga